The Oceanispirochaeta sp. M1 DNA segment CCTGTGTTCATATTTTTGCGGATATAGCAGGTTTTGCTCTTGTAAGAAACCTTGTGATTCAGTACTCCATGTCTATTACATATATTCCCCTGGCTATTAGTATTGTCTATACGTTCAGACAGACCATTATACAGATCCGAATTTCAAACCGTGAGGCATGGTTCCTGGCAGGTGGGATTCTGATGGTTGCAGTCGGAGTTGTTCATGACATTCTTGTTATTGAAGCTCTTATTTTCGGTTATATGATCTTCCCCTATCTTTTCTTCAGTTTTTCAGCCGGACTGGCTGCGATCCTTCTAAACAGATTTCTGATTCTTCAAAAAGAAGTGGAGGATTTCAACAGTCAGCTTAATGAAAAAGTCAGCACCCGCAGCAGTGAGTTATTGCTTGGCAGTATAATGACAGATATATCTGCCGGGGATTCTTCTTTATATATAAATTCGAATAGTCCTGACCTGACAAAAGATATAACTATTTTAACTCGTATCGATGACTTTATTGAAATTGCTCTTGTAAGGGTAATAGCTCTCAGCGAGGCAGAGGGAGGAATCATTTGTGATGAGGAAAACAGCATAAGGTCATTCTGCAGGATGAGTGCTGATGACCTTACAGACCGCAAAATATATGAGAAGCTTCATGAGTTTCCAATGGCCCTTGCAGATAACCTGCAATGGCGCTGTGTTCTTCTAGAGCCTCAAAAATTAAATCAGACTGTAGAAAAATTCCTTGAAAGAGTAGCTGAAGTGATAGGAACGGCAACGGGCTTTCGTCATGGTGATTCCGGTTCAGAGCTGGCTGTTACGGCAGAACGAAAGGTGAAGCGCGCTATTGCCTATATGGATGAATATTTTTCTGAAGGCCTGACCCGTTACCAGGTGGCTGAACTAGTGGATCTGAATCCTGATTATTTCGGCCGTCTTTTAAAGAAAAAAACAGGACGGAATTTCAACGATTTCATCAACGGCTATAAAATCAAAGAGGCTGCAAGGCTCCTGGAAGAGAGTGAAATGAATATCGTCGATATCGCCTTTGAAGCAGGGTTTGAAAGCCTGTCTACTTTTAATCGAGCATTTAAGAAAGAAAAAGAACTGACTCCAAGCCAATATCGCCTTAAAACCAGGAATCAGTAAAAGCTCTGACAGTGAATGTCTGTTTTTGACAGGCATTCTCTTTTCCTGATTAGCTCAGTTTGTATTAATCCCCTATTTTGAGTTGTATGATAATCAAAAAAAGGATGAATTTATATGAAACAGGGTGAAAATATGACCTCACGAGAAAGGGTTCTCGCCGTCACTCAGGGGAAGAGTGTGGACAGGATACCGGTCTTTTACTGGCTCAATCCCCATGGGGGAATCAAGATGATGAGCAACGTCAGGAAAGCCCGTAGATTCACAACTCAGTTGAAAGGTCAGGCGCAGTGGAAACTTTTTAGAAAGGGTGGGGGGCCTCTTATTCCCGAAAGTCTAGGCAGGGGACTGCCTCTTCTTTTTGAAGGCACTCTGAACCGGGAGTATGTGCGGGATCTGGGAAGCGATACTGCACTGGTTGAAACCTGGTACAAACCGGTTGAGGGTAAAACGAAGTATAAAATCAGAAAAAATGATGTCATTGTGAAGAACAATGCTTTCGGTGAAGACTACGCCATGGGGAGCGGGATTTATATGGATGTTACCGATAATCCCATAAAAACGGCTGAAGATCTTGTGAAATACCGGTTCCCCGATTCCTTTGACCCTTCTATTTATGCTCCTTTATCCGCAGCCCGTAAAAAAGATCCGGAAGCCTTTCTGATGGGAACCGTGTTCGGGTCACAGGACTATCCCGGTGCCTCCCTGGCTCCCATGACTGAATGGATGATGTGGTTCTACGATTGTCCCGACAAGGTTGCCGATTTTCAGAAGAGGATGGCCGACTGGTCGATCGAGGTGGCAAGAAGATGTATCAGGGCAGGTGCCGATGCCGTATTTATCTACGACGACTACGGTTTCGATAATCAGACCTTCCTTCCCCCGGATCTGTGGAGAGAAACCACATATATACATCTCAAGCGGATCATAGATGCCATACATGAAGAGGGGGCATTGGCCGTTCTGCACTCCTGCGGTTATCAGATGCCCCTGCTCGGGGACTATGTGGAGGCGGGACTTGATATGCTCCAGGCTTTTCAGCCAAAGGCAGGAAATGATTTTAAAGAGGCTTACGGAAAATACGGTAAAGACCTCACCTTTATCACAGGTATCGATGTTCAGCAGGGGGAATCCATGAGCCCCGAAGAATTGAGAGAGGATATTCTCCGCTTCTACAGAATCGGCGGCGAGAAAGGGCACCATATTTTGGGAATGAGCCACATGATGCAGCACACTATGCCGGTAGAAAATATGCAGACTATGCTGAAAACTGTAGAAGAGATACAGTCGGGAGTACATAAATGAACGAGATTGAAACACTGCCGCTGTGGAAAAAACTGATTTACGGAGCGGGCACCTTCGGATGGGCATTGACATCCTTTGCGGTAATCAACCTATCCATCTATTTTTATATGCCCACGGAAAGCGGGAGCGAGCCGATATTTCCGACACTGGTTTTCCAGGGGGGATTATCGGCGTCATGACAATTATCGGTTTGTCCCGTACTGACAATTTAATATGCGAAATGAAGATTAGATCAAAATGTAAGCAACTTTATGGGGCTTCCTGCTTTAAACAAATTTTAAAAGCAAGTTTTACTGCAAATATATTGATGAAAGCTAGGAATATGCTGGTTTTGGTATTTTCCGGAAACAGTTATTCCAAGGTTAATGATGTAAGTTTTCCATATTAGATCAAGAAGCTCTGTAATAGTGGTGATGTAATCCGTAGAGGATAGGTTCTTTCTTAATCTTACCTGAATCATCTGGAGATTTATCTTCCGGAATGGATTTGATGCCTTGATGCGGTCGATATTTATTATAATATTCCATGTAGGATTTCAGGATATTCCTCAACTGCTGCTGAGAAGATTATAAACCAATCCAGGCATTCCTGACGGACAGACCGGATAAATCTTTCAGCATATGCATTCAGACCAGGATGTATGAGCGAGCAGAAAGCTTGCTTTCGTCCAGCCTTCGGAGAGAAAGGCGTCGTAGCTACTCCATTGATTTCATATTCATGATATGGAAAGTCCTTCAGCTCACCGGAATTATCATGAATCAAATATGAACCAGGAAATAACTCTTCAAAATACCCGATCTGGTTTCTGAAGAAGAGAATGTTTGGATTCTGAGTAACATTGTAATGAACTATTTTTCTGCTCTTGAGCTCAATGATGAAGAAGACATAGAATCTCTTGAAACCAAAGATATCGACTGTGAAGAAGTCGCAGGCTTACAATGATTGCCAGTGAGATTTTAGAAATTTACTCCATGAGTAATTAGGTTTTATGTCTCCTGACTTCCGGAA contains these protein-coding regions:
- a CDS encoding helix-turn-helix domain-containing protein, producing the protein MTSLHAKDSDIPEIQSEFGESKPVSLLGEWEYRKGYQDEWQNDHESGEWLPLITPSNFSDCPDLDHYNGRITLRKQLPDNIAPQHLALNCGQISNVAKIYLNETFIGEVGSNDSALSITWGRKVIDIPNDAFYSKSDNFIYIVMETGTSGRKAGILGPAIQIGPAATLYSRYYVVWVISFIISGLYLAIGIFYLIIGLYRKEERHYIYFGLFSIFAFLFFIANSEVIAYLNVQNHKTLVYLLYFLDQGSIRIMIPLFVLCFSNLFDGQDSRIGKALIVYACVHIFADIAGFALVRNLVIQYSMSITYIPLAISIVYTFRQTIIQIRISNREAWFLAGGILMVAVGVVHDILVIEALIFGYMIFPYLFFSFSAGLAAILLNRFLILQKEVEDFNSQLNEKVSTRSSELLLGSIMTDISAGDSSLYINSNSPDLTKDITILTRIDDFIEIALVRVIALSEAEGGIICDEENSIRSFCRMSADDLTDRKIYEKLHEFPMALADNLQWRCVLLEPQKLNQTVEKFLERVAEVIGTATGFRHGDSGSELAVTAERKVKRAIAYMDEYFSEGLTRYQVAELVDLNPDYFGRLLKKKTGRNFNDFINGYKIKEAARLLEESEMNIVDIAFEAGFESLSTFNRAFKKEKELTPSQYRLKTRNQ
- a CDS encoding uroporphyrinogen decarboxylase family protein → MKQGENMTSRERVLAVTQGKSVDRIPVFYWLNPHGGIKMMSNVRKARRFTTQLKGQAQWKLFRKGGGPLIPESLGRGLPLLFEGTLNREYVRDLGSDTALVETWYKPVEGKTKYKIRKNDVIVKNNAFGEDYAMGSGIYMDVTDNPIKTAEDLVKYRFPDSFDPSIYAPLSAARKKDPEAFLMGTVFGSQDYPGASLAPMTEWMMWFYDCPDKVADFQKRMADWSIEVARRCIRAGADAVFIYDDYGFDNQTFLPPDLWRETTYIHLKRIIDAIHEEGALAVLHSCGYQMPLLGDYVEAGLDMLQAFQPKAGNDFKEAYGKYGKDLTFITGIDVQQGESMSPEELREDILRFYRIGGEKGHHILGMSHMMQHTMPVENMQTMLKTVEEIQSGVHK